The Gracilimonas sediminicola sequence TCTTGGGAAGCATCAGTCCGGAATGTGTGGGGATAATACCTGTAACGGAGCTTTTGGAGTAGATGTGCGCAATGAAGACGGCCTCATCGTAGTTAGCGATATGGGAACCGGATTCTGGGCATTCCGGCTGGACGACTTCCAGGGCTGGAACGGCCGCGGCTGGGGACTCCCGAATATCTCCAGTGCTCAGAACTGGGATGATGGTCCTACAGAGAACTAATTTCTCAAAGTAAAAGTATTAGATCGGTTATGATCAGGAAAAGAAACCTCATTATTGCCTTACTGCTTATTGGTTCGGCTTTAAATGCAGAACTTAAAGCCGGTACCGACGCAGGAGATATGTACCCACCTTTGGTATGTGCAGAGCGTGGCTCTGAATATTACACCATCGACCTGGTAACCACCAAGAATGTACCCGGTACAGGTTTGGCCAAGGGCAAGGCCGTCATGAAGTTCAATCCTAATCCATTTGGTATTTCCATCACTAAAGACGGCTCCTACCAACACCGGCTGGATATAAAACTGAACAAAGTGAACAAACCCCAAAAAGGAACCTTTGTGGCCTGGGTCACAACTCCCAACTTAGATAACATTAAGACGCTGGGTACCTTGGATAAAAACCTGGAAACAAGCGGCACAGTGAACTGGAATAAATACATTGTGGTAATCACATTGGAAGAAGGTGTTCCGAAAAGCGATTCTTCTATGTGGTCGGGGCCTATTGCCTTTCGCGGACTATCCCGGAGTGGACTTATGCACACCATGGCCGGCCACGGCCCATTTGCCCAGGAACCCTGTGCTAAGTACGGATATTATTAATGCAGAAGTTATACCCTAAGATTTCATTCCTGCTCATGCTGTTTGCAGGGCTTTCCTTTTCAATACAGGCACAGCACGAGCATCATAATATGGCAGGTCATTCCATGAATATGGATACTTCCAAAGCCGTATGGCGCATGCCTCCGATGAACATGGAAATGCCCATGCTGCCCGGAATGCACAATGAGTTGCCACCAGTTGAACCTTTTATCGCCGGTTTGGGCCTTGCCAAAGAAGATATTCCCTTCGCAAAGCCCCGTGAAATTCTGGAGCTGGCCGATGGAGATACCGTTGCCTTACAGGCTTCTATTGTCCGACGGAATTTAGAAGGAAAAGATTACGTGATGTATGGCTACAACGGTCAATATCCGGGGCCGCTGCTGAAAGCACCTCAGAACAGCACCGTGGTGGTAGAATTCAATAACCAGATTGAATTTCCGACTACGGTTCACTGGCACGGGTTAAGGCACGATTACCGGTTTGACGGAACCATGTTTTCACAAGATCCGGTGATGATAGGTGAGTCTTTCACTTACGAGTTGTTTTTCAGGGATGCAGGGGTGTACTGGTATCATCCTCATGTGCTGGAATATATTCAGCAGGATCTTGGTCTGTATGGGAATATGCTGGTGGCTCCGCCCGAGGAAGATTATTACAATCCGGTGAACCGGGAAGAAATGCTGATCCTGGATGATATCCTGATTGATGATCAGGGGATGATACCCTGGGGGAAGTCGAGTCCTACTCACGCTCTGATGGGCCGTTTTGGAAATGTGATGCTGGTGAACGGAAAAACGGATTACAAGCTAAATGTTGACAGAAATGAAGTGCTGCGGTTTTACATCACCAATGTGGCCAACACCCGAACCTTTAATATGGTATTTGAAGGGGCGAAAGTAAAAGTGGTCGGCTCTGACGTCAGCAAGTTTGAGGAGGAAGTGTACACCGAGAACGTGCCAATTGCCGTGGCCGAGCGCTACATTGTAGAGGTGTTGTATGAGGAGCCAGGGACTTACCCGATC is a genomic window containing:
- a CDS encoding multicopper oxidase family protein — its product is MQKLYPKISFLLMLFAGLSFSIQAQHEHHNMAGHSMNMDTSKAVWRMPPMNMEMPMLPGMHNELPPVEPFIAGLGLAKEDIPFAKPREILELADGDTVALQASIVRRNLEGKDYVMYGYNGQYPGPLLKAPQNSTVVVEFNNQIEFPTTVHWHGLRHDYRFDGTMFSQDPVMIGESFTYELFFRDAGVYWYHPHVLEYIQQDLGLYGNMLVAPPEEDYYNPVNREEMLILDDILIDDQGMIPWGKSSPTHALMGRFGNVMLVNGKTDYKLNVDRNEVLRFYITNVANTRTFNMVFEGAKVKVVGSDVSKFEEEVYTENVPIAVAERYIVEVLYEEPGTYPILNSIQAINHFRGEFYPHKDTLGMVTVSNKKAEESFTEAFNTLRVNEDVKKDIAEFEPYFDKPVDKELELTVAVKNLPIPIMQSMQLDTAYVPHVEWNDTMPMMNWLSTGKQVEWILRDPATGKKNMDIYWDFKKGDVIKLRIFNNPDTFHPMNHPFHIHGQRHLVLSMDGVENPNMVWKDTSIIPVGSTVDLLVEMSNPGKWMMHCHIGEHLDAGMMLGFEVGETP